Proteins encoded together in one Anguilla anguilla isolate fAngAng1 chromosome 9, fAngAng1.pri, whole genome shotgun sequence window:
- the LOC118235681 gene encoding WD repeat and SOCS box-containing protein 1-like yields the protein MASFPDFVNENEIGKAKLIGELPAPVAAFDQKSGRETWTVAFAPDGSYFAWSQGHRIVRLIPWSKCLKSFSAGDVSQSTRVRSRPGSRKGSDGLLLPEKSVPCERAVDCGDVVWGLAFGSSAPEKTSRCVNVEWHRFEFGRDQLLLATGLSSGRIKIWDVYTGQLLLNLLDHTDVVRDLSFAPDGSLLLVSASRDRTLRVWDLKDDGNMVKVLRGHQKPVNCCAFSPDSSVLCSVGAGKAVCLWDMDKYTLIRKLDGHHNDVVSCEFSPDGALLATASYDTRVIVWDPHLGTVLREFGHLFPPPSPIFAGGANDRWVRSVAFCQDGLHVASVADDRLMRIWSLEEKAPQAVAPLSSGLCCAFSTDGTVLAAGARDGSVSLWASPRSVSSLQHLCRMAVRRVMPTQRVRALPIPLPMADYLTYRVM from the exons ATGGCAAGCTTTCCAGATTTTGTAAACGAAAATGAAATAG gCAAGGCCAAGTTAATAGGGGAACTTCCAGCGCCAGTTGCAGCTTTTGACCAAAAGTCTGGGCGGGAGACTTGGACTGTGGCCTTTGCTCCAGATGGTTCCTACTTCGCTTGGTCTCAAGGGCACCGCATCGTGAGGCTGATACCTTGgtcaaaatgtctgaaaagctt CTCCGCGGGAGACGTGAGCCAGTCGACCCGGGTGAGGTCCAGGCCGGGGTCGCGCAAGGGCAGCGACGGGCTCCTCCTGCCCGAGAAGAGCGTGCCGTGCGAGCGCGCCGTCGACTGCGGCGACGTGGTGTGGGGGCTGGCCTTCGGCTCTTCTGCGCCGGAGAAGACCAGCCGCTGCGTCAACGTGGAGTGGCACCGCTTCGAGTTCGGCCGGGACCAGCTGCTGCTCGCCACGGGCCTCAGCAGCGGCCGCATCAAGATCTGGGACGTCTACACCG GTCAGCTGCTGCTGAACTTGCTGGACCACACGGACGTCGTGCGAGACCTGTCTTTCGCCCCTGACGGCAGCCTCCTGCTGGTGTCTGCCTCCCGGGACAGAACTCTGCGTGTGTGGGACCTGAAGGATGATG GGAACATGGTGAAGGTGCTGAGGGGCCACCAGAAGCCGGTGAACTGCTGCGCCTTCTCCCCCGACTCCTCggtgctgtgctctgtgggcGCCGGTAAAGCG gtgtgtctgtgggacATGGATAAGTACACCCTGATCCGCAAGCTGGACGGTCACCACAACGACGTGGTGTCCTGCGAGTTCTCCCCCGACGGGGCCCTGCTGGCCACGGCGTCCTACGACACCCGCGTCATCGTGTGGGACCCCCACCTGGGCACCGTGCTCAGGGAGTTCGG GCACCtgttccctcccccctcgcccatTTTCGCGGGGGGCGCCAACGACCGCTGGGTGCGCTCCGTGGCCTTCTGTCAGGACGGGCTCCACGTCGCCAGCGTGGCGGACGACAG GTTGATGCGTATCTGGAGCCTGGAGGAGAAGGCCCCCCAGGCCGTGGCCCCCCTGTCCAGCGGCCTGTGCTGCGCCTTCTCCACCGACGGAACCGTGCTGGCTGCAGG GGCGCGCGACGGCAGCGTGAGCCTGTGGGCGTCGCCGCGCAGCGTCTCCAGCCTGCAGCACCTGTGCCGCATGGCCGTGCGGCGGGTCATGCCCACCCAGCGGGTGCGCGCCCTGCCCATCCCGCTGCCCATGGCGGACTACCTGACCTACCGGGTCATGTGA